The Chryseobacterium aureum genome contains a region encoding:
- a CDS encoding LolA family protein, protein MIKNIAFGAFLLVSGFFFAQNTAMSGAEAKAFVSKVSSDTKEIKTLQSDFTQTKKMDFLDKSIVTYGKMSLQTPNMLSWRYTKPYQYSIVFKSNKIFINDQGKKTSVDAKSKTFEKINKLIVGSSNGTMFNDPEFTVTYFKNGNYNVAKFIPKTSQLLKYIKQIELYFPKNQSTVSQVNMTEASGDTTNIVFKNTKINASIPASEFSL, encoded by the coding sequence ATGATTAAAAATATTGCTTTCGGAGCATTCTTACTGGTTTCCGGTTTCTTTTTTGCCCAAAACACAGCCATGTCAGGAGCTGAAGCCAAAGCATTTGTATCGAAGGTTTCTTCAGATACAAAAGAGATTAAAACATTACAGAGTGATTTTACCCAGACCAAAAAAATGGACTTCCTGGATAAAAGCATTGTCACCTACGGAAAAATGTCTTTACAGACGCCTAATATGCTGAGCTGGAGATACACCAAGCCTTATCAGTACAGCATTGTTTTCAAAAGCAATAAAATATTCATCAATGATCAGGGGAAAAAAACTTCTGTGGATGCCAAAAGCAAAACTTTTGAAAAGATCAACAAACTGATTGTAGGAAGTTCAAACGGCACCATGTTCAATGATCCTGAGTTTACCGTAACCTATTTTAAGAACGGGAATTACAATGTAGCGAAGTTTATTCCTAAAACATCCCAGCTGCTGAAATACATCAAGCAGATTGAGCTGTACTTCCCAAAGAATCAGTCTACGGTTTCCCAGGTGAATATGACGGAAGCTTCCGGAGATACTACCAATATTGTTTTCAAAAATACAAAGATCAATGCTTCCATTCCTGCGTCAGAGTTTTCTTTATAG
- a CDS encoding 3-hydroxyacyl-ACP dehydratase: MQTILTDFYTLTSYDKTEDGKFAAHIHLNKDHAIFKGHFPGNPVTPGVCMMQIIKELTEEFTGSKLFLKTASNVKFMAIINPFETPDLVLQLDIAENEEDVKVKNTTSFGETIALKLSVSYKKLPS; encoded by the coding sequence ATGCAAACCATTCTTACAGACTTTTATACTTTAACATCATACGATAAGACAGAGGACGGAAAATTCGCAGCTCATATTCACCTGAATAAAGACCACGCTATTTTTAAAGGACATTTTCCCGGAAATCCTGTAACTCCAGGAGTTTGTATGATGCAGATCATTAAGGAGCTGACTGAAGAATTTACAGGTTCAAAATTATTCTTAAAAACAGCTTCGAATGTAAAATTCATGGCAATTATCAATCCTTTTGAAACTCCGGATCTGGTACTTCAACTTGATATTGCTGAAAATGAAGAAGACGTTAAAGTAAAAAATACAACTTCCTTTGGCGAGACTATTGCATTGAAATTGTCTGTAAGCTATAAAAAATTACCATCATGA